Proteins from one Bartonella sp. HY328 genomic window:
- a CDS encoding cation diffusion facilitator family transporter produces MAAPKGSKTVIYAALAGNFFIAITKFFAAFFTGSSAMMSEGVHSLTDTGNELLLLYGLKRAALTADRTHPFGYGRELYFWSFIVALLVFALGAGVSFYQGIIHVLNPEPIRDVFVNYIVIGASIIFEGASWFVALRAFRMQKGQLGYFAAVRQSKDPTVFSVLFEDSAALLGLFIAALGITASVVTHNPIYDGIASMGIGLVLALTAIFLARECKGLLVGEQALPEMQATIIDIASKDKDVQKVNGVLTAQLGPHQILVNLSLEFEDHLTAPEIENCVERLEVELKQAIPEIVRFFVKPQTAGAWKKQEDNMDAAEIANNS; encoded by the coding sequence ATGGCGGCACCAAAAGGCTCAAAAACTGTAATTTATGCGGCGCTTGCCGGTAATTTCTTTATAGCGATAACCAAATTTTTTGCGGCCTTTTTTACTGGCTCGTCAGCAATGATGTCCGAAGGCGTACACTCACTTACCGATACCGGCAATGAATTATTATTGCTTTATGGCTTAAAGCGCGCCGCCCTTACTGCCGACCGCACCCATCCTTTTGGTTATGGCAGAGAGTTATATTTTTGGAGTTTCATTGTAGCTCTATTGGTTTTTGCGCTTGGTGCTGGGGTTTCCTTTTATCAAGGCATTATCCATGTCTTAAATCCTGAACCAATACGCGATGTTTTTGTGAACTATATTGTTATTGGTGCTTCTATTATTTTTGAAGGGGCATCATGGTTTGTTGCACTGCGCGCCTTTCGCATGCAAAAAGGGCAGCTCGGCTATTTTGCGGCAGTAAGGCAATCAAAAGATCCTACCGTTTTTTCAGTGTTGTTTGAAGATAGCGCAGCCTTACTGGGTTTATTTATTGCGGCTTTAGGAATTACTGCAAGTGTAGTCACCCATAATCCAATTTATGATGGCATTGCCTCGATGGGTATCGGCTTAGTATTGGCTTTAACAGCCATATTTTTAGCACGAGAATGTAAAGGGCTTTTAGTAGGCGAGCAAGCTTTACCTGAAATGCAGGCAACAATTATCGATATTGCATCAAAAGATAAAGACGTGCAAAAGGTCAATGGCGTTTTAACAGCACAACTTGGACCACATCAGATTCTTGTTAATCTGAGTCTTGAATTTGAAGATCATTTGACCGCACCGGAAATTGAGAATTGTGTCGAGCGATTGGAAGTTGAACTTAAACAAGCCATTCCTGAAATAGTGCGATTTTTTGTAAAACCACAAACGGCTGGCGCATGGAAAAAACAAGAAGATAATATGGATGCGGCAGAAAT